The Rhodococcus opacus B4 genome includes the window CGACGATCAGGCAGTGCGGTCCGGCTGCGTGGGAGGAGATGTTCCAGGACACGGTTTCACCGTTGGCGGCCGTCGCATAGGGCAGATGCATGTCGGTACCTTCAGGCGGGTTCGCGGCGGTCATGCAGGCGCTCCTACGAGGTCGGGTTCGGGGAGGACGACGACGCCGGTGACGTCGAAGGTGATGCGGGTCTTCACACGTCCGGTGCCGACGGTCAGGACGGTTTCGGCGACCTCGCCCTTGGCGCCGCGGCGGACGTCGACCGAGTCGACGGTGACGGGGACGAGTTCGCCGTTGTCGTCGTCGACGAGGACGGTCTGGCCGGCCACTACTGCGGAGGCGGGAATGACGTCCGAGAAGTCGTCGTCGCCGGTGGGCGCGGCGTCCGCAGTCGGTGACGTGGCGGACGGGCCGTCGTCGGTGGTGGCGGTCGCGCCGATGACGATCGGCTCGGGAGCACTGCCGTGCTTGCGTGCTCGCTTGGCCAGGGCGCGCTCGGATTCGATGAACGAGGCCAGCTCCTGTGAGTAGCAAGTGAACTGCGGGGCCTCGGTGGGTTTGAGGCCGTCGATGATCGCCTTCTCACTCTCGGCGAGCTGGTTCCACTTGTTGGGGTGTCGGTCGACGTTGGGGGTCCACCACATCTGCGCGTCGACGGGGTTGCCGTCGTCGCCGAGCGCGATCCCGCGGCCCTTGACGGAGGTGTCGACCTCGCGGCCCACGGTCGAGTCGCCCCACATCATCAGCGCGCCGTCCTGCGACAGGTTGCCGAGGCTGATGCGGGTACCGAAGTTGTCGCGGGCGTTACCGGACGCGCCACCGAACAAACTGGCGTCGGGGCGCTGCACCCCGAGTAGCAGCCGGATACCGGCCGAACGGGCAAGAACGGCGAGGTCGGCCCACGCACCGAGCGGGTCGAGTTCTTTGAGCTGTTCGCGGGTCTCGTCGTCGCCGGTCTTGGCCAGGCGCTGCCACTTGCCGGAGAGGATGAAGAACTCGTCGAGGACCGCGATCATCAGCGGCAGCTGCGAGCCCTCGATCTTCATCTGGTGGATGTAGGCGTTGCGGGCCATCATCTCGGTGTGCAGCGCGCGCACGAACATCGCTGCGCGCAGTGCGTCGTAGATGATCGCGCCGCAGCCGGGGTAGCCCTCGAGGCCGTCGAGTTCGATCATCTTCGGATCGACGCCGACGAACGGAACTCCGCGGCGGGCGGCCTCGGTCAGCAGGGTGCGGATCACCGACGTCTTGCCGCCCCCGGTCGGGCCCACGATCAGGCAATGCGGCTTGTTCGAGCTCGTTGACACATCCCAGTACATGATTCGGTCCGCGGCACCGGTCGCATACGGCAGGTGCCGCAAGTTCTCGTCGACCAATTCGAGCGGGTGGTCGACGCGCGAGGGCATCGCGGTGACCAGACGCATCACCAGGTAGCCCTTGTCGGGGTACCAGTCGGTGGTCCAGTTGCGGCCGGACTCGTGCTGCCCCGCCAGGGAGGCGAGAGCTTCTTCGACCTTGAGCTGGAAGCCTTTGGCGCCTGCGTTCATCGACTTCTCGAACGCAATCCGGTAGCCGGTCTCGACGCCGGCCTCGTCGACAGTCTCTACGGTGACCTTCGGGTCCTTGAAGATCGAGGCGTCGTCGAGCGCGCCCTGGAGGGCCTTCTGGCGGTCGGAGCGGGTGTCCGGGGTGATGGTCTTACGGGCGATGATGATGCGGTCGTGGTGGGTCTTGTGGCGGACCTTGACCTCCCACTTGTCACTGCCGGGGAACGCGGCCGCGATCGCGCGGGAGACCTCCTCGAACTGCTTGGGCCGGATGACGGTGCCGCGGTGCAGTGTGATCGTCGCGCGTCGGATCACACGCCACCCGGGCGGGAACGAGACGACGATCTTCTTCGGCAGGTGTCCGGTGCCCTGTCGGACCACCGATTCGAACATCTGCGACCACCTGTGCATGCGGTGGCGCAGGACGTCGACGATGACGAGCAGGGCAGCGGCGGCGACGAGCAGCACCCGGTAGTCGTGCAGCTTCGTCAGCACGCCGACGACGGTCTCGTTGTCGGTGGCCGCCGACATGAGGCGCGGGGAGTACACAGCAAGGCCGGCGGCGACGATGGTGATCGGCGAGAGCGGGGTAAAACGGCGGATGCGCGTCGGCTGGCCGTCCTCCCTGACCTGGTTGCCGCGACCGTCGCCGGAATCGCCGAAGATGTCGCGCCACGTCGCGACCAACCAGTCCTTGAGTGGGTCGTGATTTCCGCTCACCGCCTGTGCCTTTCGATCGTTTCGATCCTGAACGCCTTCCGGGGAGGCGTCTTTGAGCACAGTGACAGAAACCCGTGATTTTCCTCAACGGGGTGTCCCCCTCGTGCGGCGCACCCCCGCCGGTGCGGTGAACACCGCTCTCGCGCATGATCTCCAGGCCGGAGTGCCGAACCCTCAACGCGTTCGACTCGCGCCCTTGACGGGTCTCTGATCACCGCCTTTGTGAGCTGTGGTTGCATCGGTATGTCGACCGCTGCGCCGAGGGGACTCTGTCGACCGCTGTTCGGCACGCTCGTTCGAGCGCTCTGCGGGAGCGTTCACCGAGTGCCCTGCGGGGCAATGTGGGACGCGGGATTCAGCGCCCGTGCGAGTGCTTTTTCGAGTACTTCGCCACGCGGGTCTGCGGACGGGTGCGCCCGCTCGACCGAGTGGTGTTGTGAGCGCTGCGGAAGGCGTGGACATGCCCGGTGGTGAGCGCTCGCCGCGGCACTGGTTCGAGCACTGCTCATAGCGTTCTACGTGGGTGTTCCGAATAGCGTTGGCGCTGAGCGCAATTCTGGATTACACTCCCCCCCAAGGAACGCCGGGGGGGAGTGGCCCCCGGAGGGGGTGGGCCTGGGAGGCGCTTTTTCGAGCGCTCGAATCCACCGCCGAAATCCATCGCCGAATCCGGCGCCGTTTTCACCGCGCATCTGAGCGCTGTCTCCACGCACCGGCGCACTGGGTGCTCGAGCCGCTCGCTACGCACCTGCCGCGACAGCCCGTCTGGGCGTGGCCTTTGGACCCGCCGTCTGCCCGAGTGCGCACACCGCCCGACGGTCGGTCGACGAGCAGGTGGAGCGCCTGACTCTGATCACCGCGACGACACACGAGCCGCCCCCATCGATCGAATCACCGCGGGGAATCCCCCCACGCGCAGCCTGATTGCCGGCTGCCCATCGAGATCGTTCCGGCCGCGCCGCGCCGCCGCTTCGCACCCATCGCTGGAAACGACATTCCCGATGCCGCACCGCCCCCGTTCACCTGCACCGATGACCCGATCCCGGCGCGGACACCCCGTTGAGATGAAAAGCGAGTTCGACTTACGGTCGTGCGCATCCACATTCAGATGCACCTACCGAACTCAGCGATGGAGTGTGCTCATGTCCCTCACGTCCGCAGTCGTCGACCTGGCGACCACCCCGCCCGGAAGCGTCGACGTACTCGCCCAGAACACCGAAGTCACCACTGGCGGCCTGCGCGCGTGGATCGGCGACAACATCATCTTCACGATCCTCGCCCTGATCGCGTGCGTCGTCCTCCTCGGCGGCCTGCGCGGCAACCTGTCGAAGGTCTTCACCGTAGGCGGTCTGTCGCTCGTCGGTATCGCGTTCTTTTCCCTCGCGAGCAGTGAGAGCGCCGCGACCGGAATCGGCAACTGGATTCTCGGCCTGTTCGGCATCCGAGTGGTCTGACCTGCCGTGCCCGATCACCAATCGACGATCGAAGGGAGCCGACTGTGATCGACAACGACGACCTGCTGCACCGGGTGGATCAGCACTACCTCGGCCCAACCGGGTTCACCCTGCCCGTCCGGATTCGGTACGCGGCGCTCGGGCTCGGGGCCGCATTCATGGTCACCGTCTTCGTCATCGCCCGCGGCATCGTGCACGTGCCGCTGGGTTTCAAGTCCCTCGTCGTGATGGTGGTCATCACCGTCGTGCTCACCGCGCGGGTGACGAAGTTCGTCAACGCCGACCGCCCGGTCCGGGCGGTGATCCGGGCTGCGTGGAACGACCTGAACGCACCGCGCCCACCGAAGCCCGGCCAGACCGTCGTGCTCCGCATTCCCGCCATTTCCCGCGCTGCCGGCAGCGCGCATGCCGTCACGCCGATCGAAGGTGAGTCCTCCCGATGACTTTGCAGCCCGACAACGAGATCGCCGCACTGTTCGATCCGAACTTCGACGAGCCCGAGCCGGTCATCGTTCCGCCCGGTGCGTTGCCACCGTCGTGGGCGGCGGCGATGGCGGCGAACCGATCGGCCGCCACGCCGGCCCCGGCCCAGGAATTGGCTTGGTCACAGGCTCCGGACAGCAACATCGCAGCCCCCACACCTGACGTGGTCCCCTCCCCCGCACCTGACGCGGAGCCAGAACCCACCGCGAAAGGTAAGCGGCGCGGAAAGAAGCGCGGCCGCCGCAGCGACCCGGAGGCGGAGTTCACCAGGCAGGCCGCTGCGGCGAAGAAGCGCGCGGACCGCGAACGCAAGGCGGTGCGGCTCGCGCTGGTCGGGGTGGAGGGCAACGTCACTCGCACGCGCCGGCAGTCGACGGCGTGGTTCGTGCAGCCGCCGGGGCCGTGGAACATGCGTCCGGTCGGCAAGCAGCGCCGCTACATCCAGAACGAGGGGTTGGTCGTGGCGAACCTCGCCGAGGCCGGTGTGACGGGGCTGCACCGGCGGCTGGTGCGCACACCGTGGCCGGTGCGGCAGTGGGCGCAGGCGCATGACGGGTGGGCCGATCCGATCCCGGACGTGCCGGGTGCGTTGTCGTGGGCGGATTACCTACGCGGGCAACAGCACGCGATGCTGTGGGGCAACCCGACCCAGAAGGGCCGCTACTGGGGAGTGGAGCTGCCGCCGCGCTCGGTGCTCGCGCAGGGGCTCGACACGGTCGGGCAGTGGCTGGTTCCTGTCGTCGACTGGCCACTGCTGGGCACGTTCGCTCAGCTGTGGCGCAAGTGGGCGCGCGATGCGTTCCTCGGCGAGCAGAAGGCGATCGCCGATCACCTCGCCACGATCGAGCGGCACCTGTCCGGGCAGGGCGTGAACGCCAAACCCGCGACCGCAGCGCAGATGGACTACCTGTTGCTGCGCTCGGCGACACTCGGGCTGCCGCTCGATGCGGACGGCGTGATCTCCGGCGGCGGCGACTGGGAAGA containing:
- a CDS encoding FtsK/SpoIIIE domain-containing protein, which produces MSGNHDPLKDWLVATWRDIFGDSGDGRGNQVREDGQPTRIRRFTPLSPITIVAAGLAVYSPRLMSAATDNETVVGVLTKLHDYRVLLVAAAALLVIVDVLRHRMHRWSQMFESVVRQGTGHLPKKIVVSFPPGWRVIRRATITLHRGTVIRPKQFEEVSRAIAAAFPGSDKWEVKVRHKTHHDRIIIARKTITPDTRSDRQKALQGALDDASIFKDPKVTVETVDEAGVETGYRIAFEKSMNAGAKGFQLKVEEALASLAGQHESGRNWTTDWYPDKGYLVMRLVTAMPSRVDHPLELVDENLRHLPYATGAADRIMYWDVSTSSNKPHCLIVGPTGGGKTSVIRTLLTEAARRGVPFVGVDPKMIELDGLEGYPGCGAIIYDALRAAMFVRALHTEMMARNAYIHQMKIEGSQLPLMIAVLDEFFILSGKWQRLAKTGDDETREQLKELDPLGAWADLAVLARSAGIRLLLGVQRPDASLFGGASGNARDNFGTRISLGNLSQDGALMMWGDSTVGREVDTSVKGRGIALGDDGNPVDAQMWWTPNVDRHPNKWNQLAESEKAIIDGLKPTEAPQFTCYSQELASFIESERALAKRARKHGSAPEPIVIGATATTDDGPSATSPTADAAPTGDDDFSDVIPASAVVAGQTVLVDDDNGELVPVTVDSVDVRRGAKGEVAETVLTVGTGRVKTRITFDVTGVVVLPEPDLVGAPA